A window of Chitinophaga sp. MM2321 contains these coding sequences:
- a CDS encoding aspartate-semialdehyde dehydrogenase translates to MKVAVVGATGLVGSKMLQVLTERNFPVTELIPVASEKSVGKEVTFKGKTWKVVNAATAIGMKPNVAIFSAGGSTSLEWAPKFAAAGITVIDNSSAWRMDPEKKLVVPEVNGDALTQADKIIANPNCSTIQMVLVLKPLHEKYKIKRVVVSTYQSVTGTGVKAVTQMMNERQGVTGEMAYPYQIDLNVIPQIDVFLDNGYTKEEMKMVNETKKILRDDLIQVTATTVRIPVMGGHSEAVNIEFESEYEVNELRALLANTPGVIVVDDPSKSLYPMPKDAHDRDEVFVGRIRRDETQVKTVNMWIVADNLRKGAATNAVQIAEYLQQKNWL, encoded by the coding sequence ATGAAAGTTGCAGTAGTAGGAGCAACCGGACTGGTAGGCTCAAAAATGTTACAGGTGTTAACGGAAAGAAATTTCCCGGTGACTGAATTGATTCCCGTGGCTTCTGAGAAGTCCGTTGGTAAGGAAGTAACATTTAAGGGAAAAACCTGGAAGGTGGTAAATGCTGCAACTGCAATAGGCATGAAGCCCAATGTGGCTATTTTTTCTGCCGGTGGCAGCACCTCTCTTGAGTGGGCGCCAAAATTTGCAGCAGCAGGCATTACCGTCATCGATAATTCCAGTGCCTGGAGAATGGACCCGGAAAAAAAGCTGGTAGTACCGGAAGTAAATGGCGATGCCCTTACACAGGCAGATAAAATCATCGCAAATCCTAACTGTTCTACCATACAGATGGTGCTGGTGTTAAAACCTTTGCACGAAAAATATAAAATCAAGAGAGTAGTTGTTTCTACCTATCAGTCAGTAACCGGTACCGGTGTTAAAGCGGTAACGCAAATGATGAATGAAAGACAGGGGGTTACCGGTGAAATGGCGTATCCTTATCAGATAGATCTGAACGTGATTCCACAGATAGATGTATTTCTCGATAACGGCTATACGAAAGAAGAGATGAAGATGGTGAATGAAACGAAGAAAATTTTACGTGATGACCTGATCCAGGTAACGGCTACGACTGTACGTATTCCGGTGATGGGCGGCCATAGCGAAGCGGTAAACATCGAGTTTGAATCTGAATACGAAGTGAACGAGCTGCGTGCTTTGCTTGCAAATACACCAGGTGTAATAGTTGTAGACGATCCGTCTAAATCACTGTACCCGATGCCAAAAGATGCGCATGATAGAGACGAAGTGTTTGTGGGTCGTATCCGCCGGGATGAAACACAGGTTAAAACAGTGAATATGTGGATAGTAGCAGACAACCTGCGTAAAGGAGCGGCTACCAATGCTGTTCAGATTGCAGAATACCTCCAACAGAAGAACTGGTTGTAA